The window CAAACATATTTGATTAGTGGGGCACCAGTTTTGGAAAATGATCATTATGGCATTCTGTAAGGTGGGAATATCCCTTGGCAAAATATTTCTAAGAGGTAGGGAAACAAAAATAAAGTTATAAAACACAActgttctttaaaaataaagcacAACAACTATTTTCTCAAAAGTCATTTTTGCAACTTATTTTATTGGTAAAACAGATCAGTTGTGGAACTTCTGAAAATAATGAACATTACAAAAGGTGTATTAAAACATACCCAGACCTAAAAAGTCTCCATTTTCTTCTGTAGAAAAAAGAGCATGCAATGTCCTGAATTATATACATAGTATATTTTTCTATTAGTCTATTATACATAATAAATCTGTTTTGGAAACATTGCTATACCTGTGGTTCAGTAATTCACAATACTAAAAAAGAAACACAATCTATTCTtatatttaatgaaataaaattttcATGTGCTTATGCACACTTGTACAAATGTTATTGTACTTGTGCTTTCTTCCATTTAATAACATGTTCAATGTTGAAATATTATGcatatacactgtatatatacagAAGCTGGTAGTGCATATTAGAAATGATTTTCTAATTAACACAGGGATGTTCACAATTGTTATTGTAAGCATTAGCTGATAATAACTATCATAGAAAAACTGACCATCAGAGAGCTAGAAATGTGTAGTTTTGAAATAGGCACTTAACTTTTTTTTCAACAATAAAACTGGGGTTTTAATTTCTATGTGGCTTTAGAACAATTATCCCTGCAGTACTTTTTCAGGAATGATTTCATAGTTTGATTCATGCATCTTGTCAaggaaaaatcaattttaaaaaaaaattccagagtGACAATTAAAGATACCTCACCCATTGAATGTAAAGAATGATTGAAATATTAGAAACTGATTTTACACTGAAAAGAACAAGGGATAAccgtctctctttttaaaatctcttCCTATCATCTTTCCAGCGAGCCAACACCCATGTTGAATTATGGGGAAAGAACATCATGTCTTCGCCAAAGACTTACTCAGCGCTCCTCTTCACGGAAGTGTGAAATCGAACGCAGAACCCTATGACTCTTACTCCCTTGCCTGCTCAGTTGATTAGACTGAATTGCCACATCAAAAGTAGCTTCTGTCAACAGGGAGGTCAGACTTATATGTGAAGTTTAAGCAGATACTCATGCTATGGCCATCATTAGCCTGTCCTACACTTAAAGCAAACCCCTATCTCTGGCTAAGCAGCGTGATAATCGTGTTGCTCCCATTTTGTTTAGCTAACTGCAGTGGGGTCTGAAATGCAAAGTTCTGCATACTGATGCAGGCGCCATGGTTTAACAGAACTTCGGCTGTTTGTGTGTGTCCACCTTTCGCAGCAAGATGCAGAGCCACCAacccttcctcatctgaatcgttTATGTTTTCTGAGTTGACAAGGACCTCTACCACCTCATCATGTCCATTTTCAGCAGCAAGATGCAGTGCTGTCCTGTTTAAAGGACCCTTTGCCAGGATATTGGAACCTTCTTCCATCAACAGCTTGGTTGTGGATAAATGGCCATTACGAGCTGCTAGGTGAAGGGCAGTAAAGCCTTCTGCTGTTGTTGCTTCTATATCTGCCCCGCGATTAAGGAGCAGCCTGGAAGTACTAGTGTGGCCAGTTTCAGCAGCTACATGAAGGGCAGTGTGAAGAAATGCATTTCTTACGTTGACATCTGACTGCAGTTCTACTAGTATTCGAGCAACTCTGTAATGTCCTCTCTGGGCTGCCAAATGAAGAGGGGTCCTTCCATCGACAGTCTGTGCATTCACATTGACTCCGGGCTGCTTGGCTAGAAGCTTCACAATGGATAGGTGGCCTTGCCATGCAGCGTAATGTAAAGGCACCCAATTATCTTTTCCTCTGATATCAACATAAATCCCTTTTCTCAGAAAGATGCGCACTACAGTCTCTTGACCATGTTGGCAAGCAACATGGATTGGTGCCCTTCCTTCAAAGTCCACTTCATTCAGCAAGGCATTCTTCTCAAGCAACATTCTTGTGATTAGTTCATCCCCATTTTGGGCTGCAAAATGAAGAGCTGTCCACTGATCCTCATCTTTGGCATTCACATTAATTTTCCTTGTGAGAAGCAGCTCAGTAATGCTTTTGTTCCTCTTCTCTACTGCAATATGGAGGGGCGTAGAACTTTTCCTATTGGTCAGATTGGGATTGGCATTGTTCAGAAGTAGCCACTTAACACATTCTTCTTGGCCCGATTCAATGGCCAAATGCAGAAGGCCTCCATTCCCATCCAAAACGAGGTCTACATCTTGAGGCTGAAGAATTTTCATGAGTTTACTCGTGTCTCCAGATAGGATTGCCTCAGCCAGCTTTCTTTTCTGGATATCTGTGGTACCAATATCtggagaagcaaaaaaacaaaaataaaaatattctatgTCAGTTGGGTTTTCACCGAAGCACAGAAGGCCCAAGAGTTTCATTAGATAAATTATGACAGTTTCCCTGCTGGTACTTTCATTTGGGAAATTTTGTACTCCTCCACAACCTTTTTGAACTTTGGGCAAATTTTCCATGATTTTATCTTGCTATTCATACTTTAATATCTGGctattagtatttattatttattcgttTATCTTTTTGACTTGTTGACCTACATATGCTCAAATTAGTTTGCACATGGAAGAAGGCACATGCTCACCCACAGAACTAAAGTCAGTTTAGCTATCTGACACATTCCTcaatattcattattattattattattattattattattattattattattaattggatttgtatgccgcccctctccgcagactcggggcgactaacaacagtggtaaaacaacatgaacaatccaattaataaaaacaactaaaaaacccttattataaaaaaccaaaaatacacacaaacataccatgcataacttgtaatagtctagggggaaaggataacttaactcccccatgcctggcgacaaaggtgggtcttaagtaatttgcgaaagacaaggagggtgggggccgttctaatctctggggggagttggttccagagggccggggctgccacagagaaggctcttcccctggggcccaccaaacgacattgtttggtcgacgggacccagagaaggccaactctgtgggaccttatcggccgctgggattcgtgcggtagaaggcggttccggatgtattctggcccaatttaAGTAGAAGTAGTattctaaatatttaatattttcattCAGTTGTATCCAGTTCTCAGAAACTAATAGGACAATTCCCAgccgttttcttggcaaggtttttcagaagaggtttgtccttgtttccttcctagagctgagagaaagCAACTAACCCAAAGTCAGCTGGCCTGGGgcctaaagtggaactagaattcatggtctacagcctgatgccttaaccactacaccaaactggtccTAAATATTCAATATAAAAGTAAACATTTAATCACGTATGTGTTCTTCAGTGTTTGGCACCTCAACTGTCTTTTTACAGCCTCAGCTGTGAAACCTTTATATTGCATCCAGCATGAACACTGCTCTCAAAAACTAAAGGAACAAGCTGGTATTCCCATATATAAAAATTCCCATATCTGATATATCCTATGCCCTACaaggcataggaccagaatatctctgagaccgccttctgcctcatgaatcccagcaaccggtgaggtcctacagagttggtctaTTAGGGTCTCATCGACCAAAAAATGTCAGgtggcgggatctaggggaagagctttctctgtggggcccctagccctctggaatcagctccctccagagattcgcactgcccccatcctcctcaccttctggaagagtttaaaaactcatctttgctgccaggcctggggttccttagattttccccccttaccaatgaatgctttagtttgattgttgaatgaatgatattgatggtttttttattagaattttaaagtctggttttttaaatgtattatttggattgctattattgtttcttgtttttctgtacatgctgtgagccgcccgagtccttggagaggagcggcatacaaatccaataaaataaataaaataaaataaaataaataaataaatatttaaattaaatagtTCAGGCAGCTAACTTTGGTAACTACCCTTTTTTCCTAAAAGCTAATATAAAGAAGTTTGACCTAAATCAATAAATACAACCTCTCCCTGCACAGAAACATTTTTCCTATAACCCCTTGGGAATTGCACATGGAATGACATCCAGGCAGCCTATTTAGCTAATTGAGAGAGAGACTAGTGGGTGCTTTGTACTTCCTCAATCACATCAGTTACCATCTCTTTCTAAATAATTTTGCCCCTAGCTCAAACATATACAGTTGACTACATCTTGCCCAACAAAACTCACCACTTCCAGAATTCTCTCT of the Erythrolamprus reginae isolate rEryReg1 chromosome 4, rEryReg1.hap1, whole genome shotgun sequence genome contains:
- the RIPK4 gene encoding receptor-interacting serine/threonine-protein kinase 4 isoform X1 translates to METEAGSPWAMGLLKTFDAGEFVSWEKIGSGGFGQVYKARHVQWKTCLAIKCSPSLHVDEKERMELLEEAKKMEMAKFRYILPVYGICKEPVGLVMEYMETGSLEKLLASEPLPWELRFRIIHETAVGMNFLHCMSPPLLHLDLKPANILLDAHYHVKISDFGLAKCNGLSHSHDLSMDGLCGTIAYLPPERIKEKNRYFDTKHDIYSFSIVIWGVLTQKKPFSEENNILHIMVKVVNGHRPELPPVSKSRPRACNNLIKLMQKCWQDDPSKRPTFKEITSETEELCEKPEYKETTVDEDAKSYQTYTKEMSSISQLKQEPDPASAKDYSLSELLSQLDSGISQTEQPEELSRSASESRLATSDKRLSGVSSVDSAFSSRGSLSLSFERENSGSDIGTTDIQKRKLAEAILSGDTSKLMKILQPQDVDLVLDGNGGLLHLAIESGQEECVKWLLLNNANPNLTNRKSSTPLHIAVEKRNKSITELLLTRKINVNAKDEDQWTALHFAAQNGDELITRMLLEKNALLNEVDFEGRAPIHVACQHGQETVVRIFLRKGIYVDIRGKDNWVPLHYAAWQGHLSIVKLLAKQPGVNVNAQTVDGRTPLHLAAQRGHYRVARILVELQSDVNVRNAFLHTALHVAAETGHTSTSRLLLNRGADIEATTAEGFTALHLAARNGHLSTTKLLMEEGSNILAKGPLNRTALHLAAENGHDEVVEVLVNSENINDSDEEGLVALHLAAKGGHTQTAEVLLNHGACISMQNFAFQTPLQLAKQNGSNTIITLLSQR
- the RIPK4 gene encoding receptor-interacting serine/threonine-protein kinase 4 isoform X2; protein product: MELLEEAKKMEMAKFRYILPVYGICKEPVGLVMEYMETGSLEKLLASEPLPWELRFRIIHETAVGMNFLHCMSPPLLHLDLKPANILLDAHYHVKISDFGLAKCNGLSHSHDLSMDGLCGTIAYLPPERIKEKNRYFDTKHDIYSFSIVIWGVLTQKKPFSEENNILHIMVKVVNGHRPELPPVSKSRPRACNNLIKLMQKCWQDDPSKRPTFKEITSETEELCEKPEYKETTVDEDAKSYQTYTKEMSSISQLKQEPDPASAKDYSLSELLSQLDSGISQTEQPEELSRSASESRLATSDKRLSGVSSVDSAFSSRGSLSLSFERENSGSDIGTTDIQKRKLAEAILSGDTSKLMKILQPQDVDLVLDGNGGLLHLAIESGQEECVKWLLLNNANPNLTNRKSSTPLHIAVEKRNKSITELLLTRKINVNAKDEDQWTALHFAAQNGDELITRMLLEKNALLNEVDFEGRAPIHVACQHGQETVVRIFLRKGIYVDIRGKDNWVPLHYAAWQGHLSIVKLLAKQPGVNVNAQTVDGRTPLHLAAQRGHYRVARILVELQSDVNVRNAFLHTALHVAAETGHTSTSRLLLNRGADIEATTAEGFTALHLAARNGHLSTTKLLMEEGSNILAKGPLNRTALHLAAENGHDEVVEVLVNSENINDSDEEGLVALHLAAKGGHTQTAEVLLNHGACISMQNFAFQTPLQLAKQNGSNTIITLLSQR